Proteins co-encoded in one Arachis hypogaea cultivar Tifrunner chromosome 11, arahy.Tifrunner.gnm2.J5K5, whole genome shotgun sequence genomic window:
- the LOC112722081 gene encoding cell wall / vacuolar inhibitor of fructosidase 1 produces the protein MAVVLVALESRRQDEQDVASIAIAQGESDDKLITETCTKTPYPAQCVSYIKANYKSNDVKGVAGLGIIMAQGFQLKAEAPKDILFKMISAGKRPDIRFEMIACLGNYNYLIDTTMPEAIDAFKLGKPRLAEAYANTAAIGVSNCEKRFNGKSPITNENNITHEIALILLAIAKQL, from the exons ATGGCGGTGGTTCTGGTTGCGTTGGAATCACGGAGACAAGACGAACAAGATG TGGCTTCAATTGCAATAGCACAAGGTGAAAGCGATGACAAACTCATAACAGAAACATGCACCAAGACACCATACCCTGCTCAATGTGTTAGTTATATAAAAGCTAATTATAAAAGCAATGATGTTAAGGGTGTTGCAGGTCTTGGAATAATCATGGCACAAGGTTTCCAACTCAAAGCAGAAGCTCCCAAAGACATTCTCTTCAAAATGATTTCGGCGGGAAAGAGACCAGACATTCGATTTGAGATGATAGCTTGTCTTGGAAATTACAATTATCTTATCGATACTACTATGCCTGAAGCCATTGATGCTTTCAAACTTGGGAAACCCCGTTTAGCTGAAGCTTATGCTAACACTGCTGCAATTGGGGTTAGTAATTGTGAGAAAAGATTCAATGGCAAATCGCCAATCACCAATGAGAACAATATTACTCATGAAATTGCTCTCATCCTCCTAGCTATTGctaaacaattatag